The following coding sequences lie in one Heyndrickxia oleronia genomic window:
- a CDS encoding NTTRR-F1 domain, with translation MTIKNLIVNGDFENGILTPWLSTNSLITNLYTHSGYYSALLQGGSVNSYISQFVSINSFERFEFLISLAKTNASPSPPLALLIIYYDDSLNFLNYGLITNITPDKIPNVQENQTWLEIYQTTGLAPLDATYALVVVNKLPLAGSSDIVIDDIELLSIEGSGSTGATGVTGATGATGATGITGPTGITGSTGVTGATGITGPTGVTGLTGVTGPTGVTGATGTTGVTGPTGISGPMGVTGATGATGVTGPTGITGPTGVSGPTGLTGTTGVTGATGITGPTGLTGVTGVTGPTGVTGATGITGPTGVTGSTGITGPTGITGATGVSGATGITGPTGATGPTGITGPTGVTGSTGVTGATGVTGLTGVTGPTGVTGPTGLTGPTGVTGATGATGPAGVTGATGATGITGSTGVTGATGVTGPTGVTGATGVTGPTGVTGATGVTGPPGVTGATGITGPTGVTGPTGITGPTGITGATGVSGATGITGPTGVTGATGITGTTGVTGATGIIGPTGVTGDTGATGPTGITGATGATGPTGVTGTTGATGTTGVTGTTGATGPAGVTGATGITGPTGVTGATGITGPTGVTGPTGLTGPTGVTGVTGATGPAGVTGDRGITGPTGVTGATGVTGPTGVIGATGITGPMGVTGVTGITGPTGATGATGVTGVTGVTGPTGITGPTGVTGATGITGPTGVTGATGITGPTGVTGVTGATGTTGPTGVTGATGITGPTGVTGATGITGPTGVTGATGATGPTGPTGVTGTTGATGPAGVTGATGVTGPTGVTGPTGLTGPTGVTGATGATGPAGVTGDRGITGPTGVTGATGVTGPTGVTGATGITGPMGVTGVTGITGPTGATGATGATGPTGITGPTGVTGVTGVTGATGVTGLTGVTGPTGGSGPTGLTGPTGVTGATGATGPAGVTGATGVTGTTGVTGITGPTGVTGATGITGSTGVTGATGVTGPTGVTGTTGITGPTGVTGATGVTGPTGVTGATGATGPSGVTGATGITGPMGVTGVTGITGPTGVTGVTGTTGPTGGSGPTGLTGPTGVTGATGITGPSGVTGATGVTGPTGVTGATGITGPTGVTGPTGVTGVTGVTGPTGVTGATGITGPTGVTGATGITGSTGARGPTGVRGPTGARGPTGARGPTGARGPTGIRGPTGARGPTGVRGPTGVRGPTGVRGPSGVRGPTGARGPTGTSPRLGFQNNTGSIAITPINTEVTVASVTATPLANQNIKIDSALTIEVTTTANNSFTIEIRLYRGTTLLQTRALIRNQPGAGTARFNMADTYVDTAPATASTTYQIRVISTSESNVTAVNAINRNLNLLVFT, from the coding sequence TTGACTATAAAAAATTTAATAGTAAATGGAGATTTTGAAAATGGAATATTAACTCCTTGGTTGTCCACTAATTCCTTAATTACCAATCTTTATACACATTCTGGATATTATTCAGCTCTTTTACAGGGCGGCTCTGTAAATTCATATATCAGTCAATTTGTATCCATTAATTCCTTTGAGCGGTTTGAGTTCTTAATCTCTCTTGCAAAAACTAACGCTTCACCTTCTCCTCCTTTGGCCTTATTGATAATTTATTATGATGATTCATTAAATTTTTTAAATTATGGATTAATAACGAATATAACTCCAGATAAAATACCTAATGTTCAAGAAAATCAAACATGGCTAGAAATCTACCAAACAACTGGACTAGCTCCATTGGATGCTACCTATGCACTCGTTGTTGTAAACAAACTTCCATTAGCAGGAAGTTCAGATATTGTTATTGACGATATTGAATTATTATCTATCGAAGGTTCTGGAAGTACTGGGGCTACCGGCGTTACTGGAGCCACGGGTGCTACTGGGGCTACCGGCATTACTGGACCAACAGGGATCACTGGGTCGACCGGCGTCACTGGCGCGACAGGCATTACTGGACCTACAGGCGTTACTGGGCTGACTGGTGTCACTGGACCGACTGGTGTTACTGGAGCCACGGGCACTACGGGCGTTACTGGACCTACAGGCATTTCTGGACCGATGGGAGTTACTGGTGCCACGGGCGCTACGGGCGTTACTGGACCTACAGGGATCACTGGGCCGACCGGCGTCTCTGGGCCGACGGGGCTTACTGGAACTACGGGAGTTACTGGGGCTACGGGGATCACTGGACCAACCGGCCTTACTGGGGTCACGGGGGTTACTGGACCTACGGGCGTTACTGGCGCCACAGGAATTACCGGACCGACCGGCGTTACTGGATCTACTGGCATTACTGGACCAACAGGGATCACTGGGGCTACCGGCGTCTCTGGCGCGACAGGCATTACCGGACCGACCGGCGCTACTGGACCTACAGGGATCACTGGGCCGACCGGCGTTACTGGATCTACTGGTGTTACTGGCGCTACCGGCGTTACTGGGCTCACGGGCGTTACCGGACCGACCGGCGTCACTGGGCCGACGGGGCTTACTGGACCTACTGGTGTTACTGGAGCCACGGGCGCTACTGGACCAGCTGGTGTTACTGGAGCCACGGGCGCTACAGGCATTACCGGATCTACTGGTGTTACTGGGGCTACAGGCGTCACTGGACCTACGGGCGTTACTGGCGCTACGGGCGTTACCGGACCTACTGGTGTTACTGGAGCCACGGGGGTTACTGGACCTCCGGGCGTTACTGGCGCCACAGGAATTACCGGACCGACCGGCGTTACTGGACCGACTGGCATTACTGGACCAACAGGGATCACTGGGGCTACCGGCGTCTCTGGCGCGACAGGCATTACCGGACCGACCGGCGTCACTGGCGCTACGGGCATTACTGGAACTACTGGTGTCACTGGAGCCACGGGCATTATCGGACCGACCGGCGTTACTGGAGACACAGGCGCTACTGGACCTACTGGTATTACTGGAGCCACGGGCGCTACTGGACCTACTGGTGTTACTGGAACCACGGGCGCTACTGGAACTACTGGTGTTACTGGAACCACGGGCGCTACTGGACCGGCCGGCGTCACTGGCGCAACAGGCATTACTGGACCTACGGGCGTTACTGGAGCGACAGGCATTACTGGACCGACCGGCGTCACTGGGCCGACGGGGCTTACTGGACCTACTGGTGTTACTGGAGTCACGGGCGCTACTGGACCAGCTGGTGTTACTGGGGACAGGGGCATCACTGGGCCAACTGGTGTTACTGGAGCCACGGGCGTTACCGGACCGACCGGTGTCATAGGCGCGACAGGCATTACTGGACCGATGGGGGTTACTGGAGTCACGGGCATTACCGGACCGACCGGCGCTACTGGAGCCACGGGCGTTACTGGCGTCACAGGCGTTACCGGACCTACTGGCATTACTGGGCCGACCGGCGTTACGGGCGCTACAGGCATTACTGGACCTACTGGTGTCACTGGAGCCACGGGCATCACTGGGCCGACTGGTGTCACGGGCGTTACTGGAGCCACGGGCACTACTGGGCCGACCGGCGTCACTGGCGCTACTGGCATTACCGGACCGACCGGCGTCACTGGCGCTACGGGCATTACTGGACCTACTGGTGTTACTGGCGCTACGGGCGCTACTGGACCTACTGGACCTACTGGTGTTACTGGAACCACGGGCGCTACTGGACCGGCCGGCGTCACTGGCGCAACAGGCGTTACTGGACCGACCGGCGTCACTGGGCCGACGGGGCTTACTGGACCTACTGGTGTTACTGGAGCTACGGGCGCTACTGGACCAGCTGGTGTTACTGGGGACAGGGGCATCACTGGGCCAACTGGTGTTACTGGAGCCACGGGCGTTACCGGACCGACCGGTGTCACAGGCGCGACAGGCATTACTGGACCGATGGGGGTTACTGGAGTCACGGGCATTACCGGACCGACCGGCGCTACTGGAGCCACGGGCGCTACTGGACCTACAGGGATCACTGGGCCGACCGGCGTTACGGGCGTTACTGGTGTTACTGGCGCTACCGGCGTTACTGGGCTCACGGGCGTTACCGGACCGACCGGCGGCTCTGGGCCGACGGGGCTTACTGGACCTACTGGTGTTACTGGAGCCACGGGCGCTACTGGACCAGCTGGTGTTACTGGAGCCACGGGAGTTACGGGCACAACGGGAGTTACGGGCATTACTGGACCGACCGGCGTCACGGGCGCTACAGGCATTACCGGATCTACTGGTGTTACTGGGGCTACAGGCGTCACTGGACCTACTGGCGTTACTGGCACTACAGGCATTACCGGACCGACCGGCGTTACTGGCGCTACGGGCGTTACCGGACCTACTGGTGTTACTGGAGCCACGGGGGCTACTGGACCTTCCGGTGTCACGGGCGCTACAGGCATTACTGGACCGATGGGGGTTACTGGAGTCACGGGCATTACCGGACCGACCGGCGTTACTGGCGTCACGGGCACTACTGGGCCGACCGGCGGCTCTGGGCCGACGGGGCTTACTGGACCGACTGGTGTTACTGGGGCTACGGGGATCACTGGACCAAGCGGCGTTACGGGCGCCACGGGCGTTACTGGGCCTACTGGTGTTACTGGCGCTACAGGCATTACTGGGCCGACCGGCGTTACTGGGCCGACCGGCGTTACTGGGGTCACGGGGGTTACCGGACCGACCGGCGTTACTGGCGCTACAGGCATCACTGGGCCGACTGGTGTCACTGGCGCCACAGGCATTACCGGATCTACTGGTGCTAGAGGACCGACTGGTGTGAGAGGACCGACTGGTGCTAGAGGACCGACTGGTGCTAGAGGACCGACTGGTGCTAGAGGACCTACCGGTATTAGAGGACCTACCGGTGCTAGAGGACCGACTGGTGTGAGAGGACCGACTGGTGTGAGAGGACCGACTGGTGTGAGAGGACCGTCCGGTGTGAGAGGACCGACCGGTGCTAGAGGACCGACTGGAACATCCCCAAGATTAGGATTTCAAAATAATACAGGTTCTATTGCAATAACACCTATAAATACCGAAGTTACTGTTGCCAGTGTTACAGCAACACCATTAGCAAATCAAAATATCAAGATTGATAGTGCATTGACGATTGAAGTAACAACCACTGCTAACAACAGTTTTACAATTGAGATTCGATTGTATCGTGGCACCACACTGCTCCAAACAAGAGCGTTAATACGAAATCAGCCAGGAGCAGGTACAGCAAGATTTAATATGGCAGATACCTATGTGGATACTGCACCTGCTACTGCATCTACAACCTATCAGATCCGAGTTATAAGTACGTCGGAAAGTAATGTTACAGCTGTTAATGCAATTAACCGAAATTTAAACCTGCTTGTCTTCACCTAA
- a CDS encoding glycosyltransferase encodes MVTISLCMIVKNEEDVLARCLETVKDIVDEINIVDTGSTDRTVEIAKEYTDRVYFFEWTGNFADARNESFRHATKDYIFYIDADDVLLEEDQKKLKELKESLDPSVDSVSMFYDAGTDEYGNVTLRYRRNRLVKRARNFLWKGDCHNYLEVYGKIINSDIAIKHKKISHSTGRNLNIYQTKIDRGDIFSARDYFYYGNELRENGHYEKAIESYDQNLSIKEGWIEDKVYACINKADCYRFLGDLDNELKSLFQSFVYSKTPRPEACSRIGYNFQRKREYKNAIYWYSIAAQSEADTNQWSFTYPAYYTWYPHLQMCVCYYNLGDFQNSYEHNEKAYSYRPNDERILHNKKLLEDKLNINSKNPT; translated from the coding sequence TTGGTAACGATTAGCTTATGTATGATTGTAAAAAATGAAGAAGATGTCCTAGCTCGGTGTTTAGAAACTGTAAAAGATATTGTTGATGAAATTAATATCGTTGATACCGGCTCAACTGATCGAACGGTGGAAATAGCAAAAGAATATACAGATCGTGTTTATTTTTTTGAGTGGACAGGAAACTTTGCAGACGCTAGAAACGAGTCTTTTAGACATGCTACAAAAGATTATATTTTCTATATTGATGCGGATGATGTATTACTTGAGGAAGACCAAAAAAAGCTAAAGGAATTAAAAGAATCCTTGGACCCTTCTGTAGATTCTGTTTCAATGTTTTATGATGCCGGTACTGACGAGTACGGAAATGTTACCTTGCGTTATCGGAGAAATCGTTTAGTTAAACGAGCAAGAAATTTTCTTTGGAAAGGCGATTGCCATAACTACTTAGAAGTTTATGGAAAGATTATTAATTCTGATATTGCAATTAAACACAAAAAAATCAGTCATTCAACAGGACGTAATTTAAATATATATCAAACAAAAATTGATCGTGGCGATATTTTTTCTGCAAGAGATTATTTTTATTACGGAAATGAACTTAGAGAAAATGGTCATTATGAAAAGGCAATTGAAAGCTATGATCAAAACTTGTCTATAAAAGAAGGATGGATTGAAGATAAAGTATACGCATGTATTAATAAAGCTGATTGCTATCGCTTTCTTGGGGATTTAGATAATGAGCTTAAGAGCCTATTTCAATCATTTGTGTATTCCAAAACCCCCCGTCCAGAGGCCTGTAGCCGAATCGGTTACAATTTCCAACGTAAGCGAGAATATAAGAATGCGATTTATTGGTATTCAATAGCTGCGCAAAGTGAAGCCGATACCAATCAATGGAGCTTCACGTATCCTGCTTATTATACTTGGTATCCACATTTACAAATGTGCGTTTGCTATTATAATTTAGGAGATTTTCAGAATTCATATGAACATAATGAAAAAGCTTATTCCTATCGACCAAACGATGAAAGAATTCTTCACAACAAGAAATTACTAGAAGACAAATTAAATATCAATAGTAAAAATCCTACATGA
- a CDS encoding DegT/DnrJ/EryC1/StrS family aminotransferase — MIQLIELKEQFLSVKHEILKEIEKVLESGQYVLGPKVDELEKKIAKKLGTLDAVSVANGTDALVLTLDAYGIGPGDEVITSPFTFFASAEAVSRVGATPVFVDVDQESYTLDPLKIEDKITPATKAIIPIHLFGQPADMDEIKKIAKKHQLIVIEDACQAFGATYKNQPVGSLGDAACFSFFPTKNLGTVGDGGIITTSDLNLASKLRNLRTHGTTQKYFHNSIGYNSRLDEIHAAILLVLLDKIDEWNEKRNDLAARYNKGLGTSNLLKLPKIKENRSHIFHLYCVGSTIREKMLQTLQNHDIHSGIYYPLCLHLQEVYSNLSYKKGDFPIAEDLSETLFALPMSPFLSEKDQDQVISILLNEVDNQDGC; from the coding sequence ATGATTCAATTAATAGAACTAAAAGAACAATTCCTTTCAGTAAAACATGAAATTTTAAAAGAGATAGAAAAGGTATTAGAAAGTGGTCAATATGTGTTAGGACCCAAAGTAGATGAACTCGAGAAAAAAATTGCGAAAAAACTTGGAACATTAGACGCTGTTTCTGTAGCTAACGGAACCGATGCCCTTGTTCTTACATTGGATGCATATGGTATTGGACCTGGAGATGAAGTCATCACTTCTCCTTTTACATTCTTTGCTAGCGCGGAAGCAGTTTCACGTGTAGGAGCTACTCCTGTATTTGTAGATGTTGATCAGGAATCATATACATTGGATCCTTTAAAAATTGAAGATAAAATAACTCCAGCTACTAAAGCCATTATACCTATTCACTTATTCGGCCAACCAGCTGATATGGATGAAATCAAGAAAATTGCGAAAAAACATCAATTAATCGTCATTGAAGATGCTTGTCAAGCTTTTGGGGCAACCTATAAGAATCAACCTGTGGGTTCTTTAGGTGATGCTGCATGCTTTTCATTTTTCCCGACCAAAAATTTAGGTACTGTGGGTGATGGTGGCATCATAACTACATCCGATCTCAATCTCGCGTCTAAGTTACGTAATCTTCGCACACATGGAACAACCCAAAAATACTTTCATAATTCGATTGGATATAATAGTCGACTAGATGAAATCCATGCGGCTATTTTATTAGTCCTATTAGATAAAATTGATGAATGGAATGAAAAACGAAATGACTTAGCAGCTCGTTATAACAAGGGGCTAGGAACTTCCAATCTGCTCAAACTTCCAAAAATAAAAGAAAATCGTTCCCATATTTTCCACCTATATTGTGTTGGATCTACAATACGTGAAAAAATGCTTCAAACATTACAAAATCATGATATTCATTCAGGAATTTACTATCCACTATGTCTTCATTTGCAAGAGGTCTACTCCAACTTATCATACAAAAAGGGAGATTTCCCTATAGCTGAAGATCTCTCAGAGACACTATTCGCATTACCAATGTCCCCTTTTCTATCTGAAAAAGATCAGGATCAGGTGATTTCTATATTACTAAATGAGGTGGACAATCAAGATGGCTGTTAA
- a CDS encoding Gfo/Idh/MocA family protein, whose product MAVNFGLIGCGYISDRHIEALANCPEAKLVAVSDLNKDRMNIAIKKYNTQSNKNHSLQMFENYTDLLEYNEVDAVIISTLSGLHAEMAKIALIAGKHVILEKPMTLSLKEADELIQLAKVNHLKLCICHQMRFKPIMKRIKQVIDEGRIGTPYLGVVSIRINRSPEYYQEAPWRGDWKQDGGMLLNQGIHMIDLLQWFLGDVKTVYGDITSFSSMKETEDIALGIITFKNGTKGLIEANVVTQPNNLGYQLSIFGEKGCMSLEGPSLNKISRWYIEGEDVDIDELEQLLKDHNEEEYMYENVIQSIQSSEQLLVDGNEGKKAIETIFAVYQSYLNHLPVDLPIHSFSTATMKSDGGGRTK is encoded by the coding sequence ATGGCTGTTAATTTCGGATTAATCGGCTGCGGCTATATATCTGACCGTCATATAGAAGCGTTAGCTAATTGTCCTGAGGCAAAACTTGTGGCGGTTAGTGATCTTAATAAAGATCGAATGAATATTGCAATAAAAAAATATAATACTCAATCAAATAAAAATCATTCCCTTCAAATGTTCGAAAATTATACTGACTTACTAGAATATAATGAAGTAGATGCTGTGATTATTTCCACTCTTTCTGGCTTACATGCAGAAATGGCTAAAATCGCATTAATCGCCGGAAAACATGTCATTCTTGAAAAACCCATGACCTTATCTTTAAAAGAAGCGGATGAACTAATTCAACTCGCCAAGGTCAATCACTTAAAACTTTGTATATGCCATCAAATGCGCTTTAAACCAATCATGAAGCGGATTAAACAGGTGATTGATGAAGGACGAATTGGTACTCCTTATTTAGGAGTGGTTTCAATTCGAATTAATCGTTCGCCAGAATATTACCAAGAAGCTCCATGGCGTGGAGATTGGAAACAAGACGGAGGAATGCTCCTTAACCAAGGGATTCATATGATTGATTTATTACAGTGGTTTTTAGGAGATGTAAAAACTGTTTATGGAGACATTACCTCCTTTAGTAGTATGAAAGAAACTGAAGATATTGCATTAGGAATTATAACTTTTAAAAACGGGACAAAAGGATTAATTGAAGCAAATGTAGTTACCCAACCAAATAATCTCGGTTATCAGTTATCCATCTTCGGTGAAAAAGGTTGTATGTCTTTGGAAGGACCTTCATTAAATAAAATAAGCCGGTGGTATATCGAAGGTGAAGATGTGGATATTGATGAATTAGAACAACTGCTAAAGGATCATAATGAAGAGGAATACATGTATGAAAACGTGATTCAATCCATTCAATCTTCGGAGCAACTCCTGGTTGACGGGAATGAAGGAAAAAAAGCAATCGAAACCATCTTTGCCGTTTATCAATCATATTTAAATCATTTACCCGTCGATCTCCCTATACATTCTTTTTCAACAGCAACGATGAAATCCGATGGAGGTGGACGTACAAAATGA
- a CDS encoding NAD-dependent epimerase/dehydratase family protein, which translates to MNFGHVLVTGGAGFLGSQLVKKLLPLSDSIYIIDDLSTGNISSVPKDSKITFYHESITNEDILNKVLPNVDYIFHLACKNLVLSYNNVKEDFDTNLYGGWLLLQKSQELSPKLKRFIYTSTASVYGDASILPTPESYYNIKLPYSASKFSTEHYCQVYHHMYQLPTTILRLSNVYGPGQLISNPYCGVVAKFFEEAANDVPLTIYDDGKQTRDFTYIDDALDAILLAASNDQTIGRVFNVGTKKETSILELAKNVTTITGLKNVRLNFQPKRSVDIVQRRCLDNTLLKSYGWSCKNDLVTGLTKTYAWLNRGETP; encoded by the coding sequence ATGAATTTTGGTCATGTTCTAGTAACTGGTGGCGCTGGTTTCTTGGGGTCCCAATTAGTTAAAAAATTACTTCCTTTATCTGATTCCATCTATATCATTGATGATCTTTCTACTGGTAATATTTCTTCCGTTCCAAAAGATTCAAAAATCACTTTTTATCATGAAAGTATCACAAATGAAGATATCCTAAATAAAGTTCTTCCAAATGTAGACTATATATTTCATTTAGCTTGTAAAAATCTAGTTTTATCTTATAACAATGTAAAGGAGGATTTTGATACTAATCTTTATGGGGGCTGGCTTCTTCTGCAAAAATCTCAGGAATTATCCCCCAAGCTAAAAAGATTTATCTATACATCCACCGCATCTGTATATGGGGATGCAAGTATTTTACCTACTCCGGAATCTTACTACAATATCAAGTTACCTTATTCAGCAAGTAAATTTTCAACCGAACATTATTGCCAAGTCTACCACCATATGTATCAATTACCAACTACAATCCTCCGTTTATCCAATGTTTATGGGCCTGGTCAACTAATTAGTAATCCTTATTGTGGTGTTGTAGCTAAATTTTTTGAAGAAGCAGCAAATGATGTACCATTAACCATCTATGATGATGGAAAACAAACTCGAGATTTCACGTATATCGATGATGCTCTGGATGCCATCCTTTTGGCTGCATCTAATGACCAAACGATTGGGCGCGTATTTAATGTTGGCACAAAAAAGGAAACAAGTATTTTAGAATTAGCTAAAAATGTTACAACCATTACCGGATTAAAAAATGTCAGATTAAATTTCCAACCAAAAAGAAGTGTGGACATTGTTCAAAGACGCTGCCTAGATAATACTCTACTTAAAAGCTATGGTTGGAGTTGTAAAAATGATCTTGTTACTGGTTTGACTAAAACCTATGCCTGGCTGAATAGAGGTGAAACCCCGTGA
- a CDS encoding glycosyltransferase family 4 protein, translating to MNIFHGIVEIAGQMGILSDALKAKGHYSVGYNTFHSYLGYKDHLVNTDLNQIKANQEDIINSFDIFHFHYNTTLHENHEDLPYLQSKGKKMIMHHWGNDVRFHDLAKVNNPYAYTGDSPPNEVMHENLTKISKYIKHAIVQDYEVYDYVKDYYEKVHVVPIAIDISKFYPHFPKVDKDKPLILHAPTNPDFKGTTYIENTLAELRKTHAFDYQRIEKMNHDEVIKLYEKADIIVDQVLCGSYGLLSVESMALGKPVITYIRPDLITKFPSVLPIVNANPDNLYNQIKLLLDNPMLRLNVGILGREYAMRVHGHHAVADQLLSIYSQL from the coding sequence GTGAATATTTTTCATGGAATCGTTGAAATAGCTGGACAAATGGGAATATTGAGTGATGCTCTCAAAGCAAAAGGGCATTACTCTGTAGGTTATAATACATTTCATTCATACTTAGGGTATAAAGACCACTTAGTGAATACAGACTTAAATCAAATTAAAGCAAATCAAGAGGATATTATTAATTCGTTTGATATCTTTCATTTCCATTACAATACAACACTACATGAAAATCATGAGGATCTTCCTTATTTACAGTCAAAGGGAAAAAAAATGATTATGCATCACTGGGGGAATGATGTTAGATTCCATGACCTTGCTAAAGTAAATAATCCATATGCATATACAGGTGATTCCCCTCCAAATGAAGTTATGCACGAAAATTTAACAAAAATATCTAAGTATATTAAACATGCTATTGTTCAGGATTATGAGGTATATGATTATGTCAAAGACTACTATGAAAAAGTTCATGTCGTACCCATTGCCATCGATATCAGTAAGTTCTATCCTCATTTTCCAAAAGTGGATAAAGATAAACCTTTAATTTTACATGCACCAACTAATCCTGATTTCAAAGGCACCACCTATATCGAGAATACTCTAGCGGAATTACGAAAAACACATGCTTTTGACTACCAAAGAATAGAAAAAATGAATCATGATGAAGTTATTAAGCTATATGAAAAAGCCGATATTATTGTTGATCAAGTATTATGTGGCTCATACGGTCTATTGAGTGTGGAATCGATGGCACTCGGAAAACCTGTCATCACATATATTCGTCCAGATCTCATTACAAAATTTCCAAGTGTATTGCCAATTGTAAATGCCAATCCCGATAATTTATATAATCAAATTAAATTATTACTTGATAATCCGATGTTACGTTTAAATGTAGGTATTCTTGGAAGAGAATATGCTATGCGTGTTCATGGTCACCACGCTGTCGCTGATCAACTTCTGTCTATTTATTCACAATTATAG
- a CDS encoding DUF4855 domain-containing protein translates to MSNISTGYMTAEQHSITNHICVLPVGDLLNKEMGNWSTEELKYCQYYYENGQPLDTFFRSYIFDPIRIRDDYYIHAMHTGLGKQARISDWMLMIDHLFDENVNLHALAQNTNEGEVTEVWVTIPYPHPLQENFGTVLEEKLDFTNDEDRLKAIKWWIECFLLRWQKEEGLHQKLVFKGFVWQRSSINTGDEQIVKDTNDYIHQKGYLALWLFNYGSPGCAQWSTLNFDVACANPNYYGNTEVDTNWIKNTTVFSQYYHTGIQISFGNGMLFNNTHLYDYLNFGVSEGYMMNSLIAFQFPNQTMKKIYLNHPDEYKNMYLFTKKQYAPVQQ, encoded by the coding sequence ATGTCCAATATTTCTACTGGCTATATGACAGCCGAACAACATTCTATCACCAATCATATATGTGTGTTACCTGTGGGGGATTTATTAAATAAGGAAATGGGGAACTGGTCTACAGAGGAATTGAAGTATTGCCAATATTATTACGAAAATGGCCAACCACTTGATACATTTTTCCGTTCATATATATTTGATCCCATTCGCATAAGAGATGATTATTATATCCATGCTATGCACACAGGCTTAGGTAAACAAGCGAGAATTAGTGATTGGATGTTAATGATTGATCATTTATTTGATGAAAATGTTAATCTTCATGCATTAGCCCAGAATACAAATGAAGGAGAAGTTACTGAAGTTTGGGTTACCATTCCTTACCCCCATCCCCTTCAAGAAAACTTTGGTACAGTATTAGAAGAGAAATTAGATTTTACAAATGATGAAGATCGCTTAAAAGCCATTAAGTGGTGGATTGAATGCTTTCTCCTTCGTTGGCAGAAGGAAGAAGGGCTACATCAGAAGTTAGTTTTTAAAGGATTTGTTTGGCAGCGAAGTTCGATAAATACAGGAGATGAACAAATTGTAAAAGACACGAATGATTATATTCACCAAAAAGGATATCTGGCATTGTGGCTATTTAATTACGGTTCTCCAGGATGTGCACAATGGAGTACTTTAAACTTTGATGTGGCATGTGCTAATCCTAATTATTATGGTAATACAGAAGTTGACACTAATTGGATAAAAAACACAACCGTTTTTTCACAATATTATCATACAGGCATTCAAATAAGTTTTGGGAATGGGATGTTATTTAATAATACTCATCTATATGATTATCTCAATTTTGGTGTTAGTGAAGGATATATGATGAATAGTCTAATTGCTTTTCAATTTCCAAATCAAACGATGAAAAAAATTTATTTGAACCATCCTGATGAGTATAAAAATATGTACTTATTTACTAAAAAACAATATGCACCTGTTCAGCAATAA